The genomic interval CCGCCACCGAACCTTCGTCGCCTCCTACTTCACCGCCCCCGGCCGCTTCGCGAGCGCCTGCGCCGACGCCGTACCGCACCGGGCGGCCGCCCCGCTCGGCGCCCACCCGGCGCTGGCCCGCCTCGTACTGCACCGCTACGACCAGGCACGGTCCGCCTCGGATGCCGCCCTCGCCCCGGCCGACGCGGTGAGCCTGCTCGCTTCCGCCTGACACCCGGGCCCGCTCACGCCACGTTGTCCGTCCCGGTCGCTACTGTCGGAACCATGGACGGCACACAGGGCGCACACGGGGCAGACCGGGCACACGGCACACAGAGCGCACCGAGCGGACGAGGGGCGAGCAGCCCCTACGGCTCCTCCGACACCGAGCGCTTCGACACCGAGGAGGACAAGCGCCCCGGCCGCACCGCCTTCCAGCGCGACCGCGCCCGGGTCCTGCACTCCGCCGCTCTGCGCCGGCTCGCCGGGAAGACCCAGGTCGTGACGCCCGGCACCCGCTCCCTCGTCTGGGACGCCAGCCCCCGCACCCGGCTCACCCACTCCCTGGAGTGCGCCCAGGTCGGCCGCGAGCTGGGCGCGGTCCTCGGCTGCGACCCCGACCTGGTGGAGACGGCCTGCCTCGCCCACGACCTGGGCCACCCGCCGTTCGGCCACAACGGCGAACAGGCGATCGACGACTTCGCCTCCGACTGCGGCGGCTTCGAGGGCAACGCCCAGTCCCTGCGCCTGCTGACCCGCCTGGAACCCAAGCGCTTCGTCCGCGACCCGCGCACCGGCGACCTGGTCAGCGTCGGCCTCAACCTCACCCGGGCCGCCCTGGACGCCGCCACCAAGTACCCCTGGCCGCGCGGCGCGCACCCCACCGACCCGCACTCCGCCAAGTTCGGGGTGTACGCCGACGACGTCCCGGTCTTCGCGTGGGCCCGTGAGGGCGCCCCCGAGGACCGCACCTGCTTCGAGGCCCAGGTCATGGACTGGTCCGACGACGTGGCGTACAGCGTCCACGACTTCGAGGACGGGCTGCACGCCGGCCACATCGACCCCAATTGCCTCTACGCCGAGCCGGAGCGGCAGGAGATCTGGGCGGTCGCCATCGGCCGCTACGTCCCCGTCGGCACCGACCCGCAGGAGCTGTCCGATGCCCTGGACCGGCTGATCGACCAGGACTGGTGGCCGCACGGCTACGACGGCTCCGCCGTGGCCCAGGCCCGCCTCAAGGACGCCACCAGCCAACTCATCGGCCGCTTCTGCACGGAGGCCGAGACCGCCACCCGCGCGGTGTACGGCCCCGGCCGCCTCGGCCGGTACGGCGCCGAGCTGGTCGTCCCGCGTGCGGTGCGCCACGAGTGCGCGGTGCTCAAGGCGGTCGCCGACCGTTACGTCATGCAGCGCGCCGAACAGGAGGCCATCCGCGCCGACCAGCGCGTCGTGATCGCCGAGCTGGCCGCTGCCCTCACCGCCCGGGCCCCCGAAGCCCTGGAACCGCACTTCCGCGCCCTGTTCGACCAGGCGCCCGACGACCACGCCCGCAAGCGGGTCCTCGTCGACCAGATCGCCGCCCTCACCGACGCCTCCGCACGATCCCTGCACGCCGCGCTCACCGCCCGTCGTGGGTGACCGGCAGACTGGAAGGGGCCGGACATCTGACCACGGGGTGTGACCTGTCCGGGGCACACCCTCTTTCGCCATCACGCTGCGTGCGGGACGCTCGCAGCTGGGGGCGCCGCGCAGCACAGCACTGAGGAGGCATCAAGTGGTCGACGCACACCAGACGTTCGTCATCGTCGGAGCAGGACTCGC from Streptomyces sp. CA-278952 carries:
- a CDS encoding deoxyguanosinetriphosphate triphosphohydrolase, whose product is MDGTQGAHGADRAHGTQSAPSGRGASSPYGSSDTERFDTEEDKRPGRTAFQRDRARVLHSAALRRLAGKTQVVTPGTRSLVWDASPRTRLTHSLECAQVGRELGAVLGCDPDLVETACLAHDLGHPPFGHNGEQAIDDFASDCGGFEGNAQSLRLLTRLEPKRFVRDPRTGDLVSVGLNLTRAALDAATKYPWPRGAHPTDPHSAKFGVYADDVPVFAWAREGAPEDRTCFEAQVMDWSDDVAYSVHDFEDGLHAGHIDPNCLYAEPERQEIWAVAIGRYVPVGTDPQELSDALDRLIDQDWWPHGYDGSAVAQARLKDATSQLIGRFCTEAETATRAVYGPGRLGRYGAELVVPRAVRHECAVLKAVADRYVMQRAEQEAIRADQRVVIAELAAALTARAPEALEPHFRALFDQAPDDHARKRVLVDQIAALTDASARSLHAALTARRG